A genome region from Prinia subflava isolate CZ2003 ecotype Zambia chromosome 12, Cam_Psub_1.2, whole genome shotgun sequence includes the following:
- the RSAD1 gene encoding radical S-adenosyl methionine domain-containing protein 1, mitochondrial isoform X2: protein MPGTARGPMAAVRRWPRTLVAAAAALPGGGGLGRAPGPGPAVDPAPEPVPEAAAPATAALYVHWPYCRKRCSYCNFNTYVVPAADEAALRACLLREAQTLLRLGRVHSVTSVFFGGGTPSLASPATVAAVLEAVAGAAHLPAGAEVTLEANPSSTSTSRLAGFRAAGVNRLSIGVQSLDDAELRMLGREHTAAEARKAVEAARELFPGRTSIDLLFGLPGQSREAWAQRLEAALRLCDDHISLYQLTLERGTALAAQVRAGALPAPCQDLLADMYHTARTVLVAAGFRHYEVSNFARKGALSTHNLSYWQAEQYIGVGPGAHGRFVPRGEGGCSREARVQTLEPVAWMREVQRQGHGTRSWVVLSQLEQLEELLALGLRTDEGVTHEGPAVHLGRAGRAGLAAARPAPAAAAGAGRCPAEGNTGGGTSGRPGRERCERPRWKINHRSSLLAQGDGAGLAQGDGAGCERCNVQ, encoded by the exons atGCCGGGCACGGCCCGCGGGCCCATGGCGGCGGTGCGGCGGTGGCCGCGGACCCTGGTGGCTGCGGCtgcggcgctgcccggcgggGGCGGCCTGGGACGAGCACCGGGACCGGGTCCTGCCGTGGATCCGGCCCCGGAGCCGGTCCCAGAGGCGGCCGCCCCCGCCACGGCCGCGCTCTACGTGCAC TGGCCCTACTGCCGCAAGCGCTGCTCCTACTGCAACTTCAACACGTACGTGGTGCCCGCGGCGGACGAGGCGGCCCTGCGCGCCTGCCTGCTGCGGGAGGCGCAGACCCTGCTCCGCCTCGGCCGGGTGCACAG CGTCACCTCCGTCTTCTTCGGCGGCGgcacccccagcctggccagccccGCCACGGTCGCGGCAGTGCTGGAGGCTGTGGCGGGGGCTGCTCACCTTCCTGCCGGCGCTGAGGTCACCCTGGAGGCCAACCCCAGCTCCACCAGCACATCGCGCCTGGCCGGCTTCAGGGCAGCCGGGGTCAACCGCCTCTCCATCGGCGTCCAG TCGCTGGATGACGCCGAGCTGAGGATGCTGGGCCGGGAGCACACGGCGGCGGAGGCACGGAAGGCTGTGGAAGCGGCGCGGGAGCTCTTCCCTGGCCGAACCTCCATCGACCTCCTGTTCGGGCTGCCGGGACAGAGCCGGGAAGCCTGGGCGCAGCGGCTGGAGGCAGCCCTGAGGCTCTGTGACGACCACATCTCCCTGTACCAGCTGACGCTGGAGCGGGGCACGGCGCTGGCAGCGCAGGTCCGGGCAGGAGcgctgcctgctccctgccaggacctgctggCTGACATGTACCACACTGCCCGCactgtgctggtggctgctggctTCCGCCACTATGAGGTCTCCAACTTTGCACGGAAG GGCGCCCTCAGCACCCACAACCTCTCATACTGGCAGGCTGAGCAGTACATCGGTGTGGGGCCAG gggccCACGGGCGCTTCGTGCCGCGGGGTGAGGGTGGCTGCAGCCGGGAAGCCCGTGTCCAGACCCTGGAGCCCGTCGCCTGGATGAGGGAGGTGCAGAGGCAGGGACACGGCACCAGGAGTTGGGTGGTGctgagccagctggagca gctggaggagctgctcgCCCTGGGACTGCGCACGGATGAAGGCGTCACACACGAG GGGCCTGCGGTGCACCTGGGCCGGGCTGGCCGTGCTGGACTCGCTGCTGCCCGACCTGCTCCGGCAGCTGCAGCGGGCGCTGGGCGCTGCCCGGCCGAAGGGAACACCGGCGGAGGAACgagcgggcggccgggacgGGAGCGCTGTGAGCGGCCACGATGGAAAATAAACCACAGGAGCAGCCTGCTGGCCCAGGGTgatggggcagggctggcccagggtGATGGGGCAGGCTGTGAGCGGTGCAATGTACAATAA
- the MYCBPAP gene encoding MYCBP-associated protein isoform X1, which yields MSSVSQYVTISWYVPISCRVPVYPDIPVCPGIPVYPGISLRVPVYPDILLVPVCPDILVYPDIPSCPSIPVYPDIVLCPSMSRYPGISQYPSISQYPSMSRYIPISRYIPISSVSRYIPISRYIPISLRVPVYPDITPCPGMSRYPGISLCVPVYPDIPLYPGMSHSPRRTRAGTAAAHARGAPRRGSGAAGRQQGACPRRPRAIATVATGGAGPAMAARRGGRKEKSFEQSCSTISEEPKPEPKSKPEPIPYILQGEDIQALGIKVENLEKLHAPRLPDHAGRIPVQKTYLVRKHRPKEVAHLVAHPVPPSTPRGPLTFPGPRRFEDGSEEILPHHILGSLQELKMEALARGNTQLADAIKVPHPDVAAAAVKEEHGGEKEKAYQPQLAEHKALQNWRHHMAMRKKQEKHLGEMLHKPENELLMNMSDNYRQIQEERDLIDRSLPALFPGKGYRVGSEFWNLPEQIGDELTGLTLTLTRTQRGHPEPPTHVGKPQTVQRETGLKPPKKIPCHLNWDKSLFLKHRRQELQSLLEELGFYKPDLQGLEVIGRGQPFTSVSAEAFQHAAIPEEIETLSDPLGDSFIVAPEAEKVPSLVFCGQPARWIKGISPCRKEIGIAARLTFETLASEKAESFLTVTNDGRAAIWYSWMRLPQQIPSRETKGMRMPCFYFDTRPGVILPGETRRFPFIFKSERAGIFSEPWEFRTHPVLLGGALLQVTLWGIAVYEDKLADFREKLESELAAREGAAIVQDSLNELLDQIRTPERPLSPVDACVTEEELFHRKNPELHYQHQVVKQLHKLWRQHLAVPSALEEEVPLEHRGTAEDMECQESTSEPPSAQGSTTELPRGKYTLEESPREKSTEEEEASPSGWNLSLQDFKQAILSIPGEEQREEALTQLNKAALELCVEQRPTQSDLLYPLCLQLWRGAVDDLVSHSLRLRSLLGLIKKDAYLEAVPEETEEVKQAEAKKRGKEDKIATKKEEKKDKEGKKIRGPSGKEKADPSGSRKLKAKDEKQGSSISLRDVKGGAESARGGEEEQKVKEEAAATDGAEPAQEDSVSLGTYREKLYIEVYRLLDSMVSEMVSLFEDLKQ from the exons ATGTCCTCAGTGTCCCAGTATGTCACGATATCCTGGTATGTCCCAATATCCTGCCGTGTCCCGGTATACCCTGATATCCCGGTATGTCCTGGTATCCCGGTATACCCCGGTATATCCCTCCGTGTCCCAGTATATCCCGATATCCTGCTGGTCCCTGTTTGTCCTGATATCCTGGTATATCCCGATATCCCATCGTGTCCCAGTATCCCAGTATATCCCGATATCGTGCTGTGTCCCAGTATGTCCCGGTATCCTGGtatatcccaatatcccagtatatcccagtaTCCCAGTATGTCCCGGTATATCCCGATATCCCGGTATATCCCGATATCCTCTGTGTCCCGGTATATCCCGATATCCCGGTATATCCCAATATCCCTCCGTGTCCCGGTATATCCCGATATCACGCCGTGTCCCGGTATGTCCCGATATCCCGGTATATCCCTCTGTGTCCCGGTATATCCCGATATCCCGCTATATCCCGGCATGTCCCATTCTCCACGGCGCACGCGTGCCGGCACGGCAGCTGCGCATGCGCGTGGCGCGCCCCGCCGGGGGAGCGGTGCCGCGGGGCGCCAGCAGGGGGCGTGCCCGCGGCGCCCGCGCGCTATCGCGACTGTCGCGaccggcggggcgggcccggccatggcggcgcggcgggggg gcaggaaggaaaagagttTTGAGCAGTCCTGTTCAACAATTTCAGAAGAGCCCAAGCCTGAGCCCAAGTCCAAGCCTGAGCCCATTCCGTATATTCTGCAAGGAGAGGACATCCAAGCACTTGGAATTAAGGTGGAGAACCTGGAGAAA CTTCATGCCCCACGCCTTCCTGATCATGCTGGGAGGATTCCAGTTCAGAAGACTTACCTCGTCCGAAAACACCGACCCAAGGAGGTGGCACACCTTGTAGCACACCCTGTTCcccccagcacacccagggGACCACTGACTTTTCCTG GACCAAGACGGTTTGAGGATGGCTCTGAAGAGATCCTCCCTCATCACATTTTGGGGAGTCTCCAGGAGCTGAAGATGGAAGCTTTGGCCAGAGGAAACACTCAG CTAGCAGATGCTATTAAGGTTCCTCACCCAGatgttgctgcagcagctgtaaAAGAGGAACatggaggagagaaagaaaaggcataTCAGCCCCAGCTAGCAGAGCACAAAGCTCTCCAGAACTGGAGGCATCATATGGCAATgaggaaaaagcaggagaaacacCTAGGAG aaatGCTTCACAAGCCAGAGAATGAATTGCTGATGAACATGTCAGACAATTACAGGCAAATCCAGGAAGAACGTGACCTCATTGACAGGAGTCTCCCTGCCCTATTTCCTGGAAAG GGATACCGAGTGGGAAGCGAGTTCTGGAACCTTCCTGAGCAAATTGGGGATGAGCTCACGGGgctgaccctgaccctgacccgGACACAGCGCGGGCACCCAGAGCCACCGACCCATGtgggaaaaccccaaactgtCCAGAGGGAAACAG GTCTGAAGCCTCCAAAGAAGATTCCTTGCCACCTGAACTGGGATAAGAGTCTTTTCCTGAAACACCGACGGCAGGAGCTCCAATCTCTCCTGGAGGAACTGGGCTTTTATAAGCCG GATCTGCAAGGACTGGAGGTGATTGGGAGAGGGCAGCCTTTCACATCTGTCTCAGCTGAGGCTTTTCAACATGCTGCCATTCCTGAAGAGATTGAGACCCT caGTGACCCCTTAGGTGACTCCTTCATTGTGGCTCCAGAAGCTGAAAAGGTTCCATCTTTAGTCTTCTGTGGCCAGCCTGCTCGTTGGATCAAGGGCATCAGTCCTTGCAGG AAGGAGATTGGCATTGCTGCCCGGCTCACCTTTGAGACTCTGGCTAGTGAGAAGGCTGAAAGCTTCCTGACAGTGACCAACGATGGCAGAGCTGCCATTTGGTACAGCTGGATGAGACTTCCCCAGCAGATCCCCTCCAGAGAAACCAAGGGCATGAGGATGCCCTGCTTTTACTTTGATACCAGACCAG GTGTAATTTTGCCTGGGGAAACACGGAGgtttccctttatttttaagTCAGAGAGAGCAGGTATTTTCAGTGAGCCCTGGGAATTTAGGACACATCCTGTGTTATTAGGAGGAGCTCTGCTTCAGGTGACCCTTTGGGGAATTGCTGTGTATGAGGATAAACTGGCTGACTTCAGAGAGAAACTGGAG AGTGAGCTGGCTGCTCGGGAAGGTGCTGCTATAGTGCAAGACAGCCTGAATGAGCTTCTTGACCAAATTCGGACCCCTGAGCGCCCCCTCTCTCCTGTGGATGCCTGTGTCACAGAGGAAGAGCTGTTCCACAGGAAAAACCCCGAG TTGCATTATCAGCATCAAGTGGTGAAGCAGCTGCATAAACTGTGGAGACAGCACCTGGCTGTGCCTTCAGCCTTGGAGGAGGAGGTGCCCTTGGAGCACAGGGGCACTGCAGAGGACATGGAGTGCCAGGAGAGCACCTCTGAgcctccctctgcccagggcagcaccacTGAGCTCCCACGTGGCAAGTACACACTAGAGGAGTCTCCAAGGGAGAAGAGCACTGAGGAGGAAGAAGCAAGTCCTTCAGGATGGAACCTTTCCCTTCAGGACTTTAAACAG GCCATACTGTCAAtccctggggaggagcagcGGGAAGAAGCACTGACCCAGCTCAAcaaggcagctctggagctgtgtgttGAACAGAGGCCAACTCAGTCAGACCTTCTGTATCCACTCTG CCTCCAGCTGTGGCGTGGAGCAGTCGATGACCTGGTGAGTCACTCTCTGAGGCTGAGATCCCTGCTTGGTTTGATTAAGAAGGACGCCTATCTGGAAGCTGTTCCAGAGGAAACAG AGGAAGTAAAGcaagcagaagcaaaaaaaagaggaaaggaagacaaaataGCTActaagaaagaagagaaaaaggataaagaaggcaaaaaaattagAGGGCCATCAGGGAAAGAGAAGGCG GATCCTTCGGGCAGCAGAAAGCTGAAAGCAAAGGATGAGAAGCAAGGATCTTCCATTTCACTGCGGGACGTGAAAGGAGGAGCAGAGTCTgccagaggaggagaggaggagcagaaggtGAAAGAGGAAGCTGCAGCTACAGACGGGGCAGAACCTGCTCAGGAGGACTCTGTTTCACTTGGAACATACCGGGAGAAGCTCTACATTGAA GTTTACAGGCTGCTGGATTCAATGGTGAGTGAAATGGTGTCTTTATTTGAAGATCTAAAGCAGTAA
- the MYCBPAP gene encoding MYCBP-associated protein isoform X2, with product MSSVSQYVTISWYVPISCRVPVYPDIPVCPGIPVYPGISLRVPVYPDILLVPVCPDILVYPDIPSCPSIPVYPDIVLCPSMSRYPGISQYPSISQYPSMSRYIPISRYIPISSVSRYIPISRYIPISLRVPVYPDITPCPGMSRYPGISLCVPVYPDIPLYPGMSHSPRRTRAGTAAAHARGAPRRGSGAAGRQQGACPRRPRAIATVATGGAGPAMAARRGGRKEKSFEQSCSTISEEPKPEPKSKPEPIPYILQGEDIQALGIKVENLEKLHAPRLPDHAGRIPVQKTYLVRKHRPKEVAHLVAHPVPPSTPRGPLTFPGPRRFEDGSEEILPHHILGSLQELKMEALARGNTQLADAIKVPHPDVAAAAVKEEHGGEKEKAYQPQLAEHKALQNWRHHMAMRKKQEKHLGEMLHKPENELLMNMSDNYRQIQEERDLIDRSLPALFPGKGYRVGSEFWNLPEQIGDELTGLTLTLTRTQRGHPEPPTHVGKPQTVQRETGLKPPKKIPCHLNWDKSLFLKHRRQELQSLLEELGFYKPDLQGLEVIGRGQPFTSVSAEAFQHAAIPEEIETLSDPLGDSFIVAPEAEKVPSLVFCGQPARWIKGISPCRKEIGIAARLTFETLASEKAESFLTVTNDGRAAIWYSWMRLPQQIPSRETKGMRMPCFYFDTRPGVILPGETRRFPFIFKSERAGIFSEPWEFRTHPVLLGGALLQVTLWGIAVYEDKLADFREKLESELAAREGAAIVQDSLNELLDQIRTPERPLSPVDACVTEEELFHRKNPELHYQHQVVKQLHKLWRQHLAVPSALEEEVPLEHRGTAEDMECQESTSEPPSAQGSTTELPRGKYTLEESPREKSTEEEEASPSGWNLSLQDFKQAILSIPGEEQREEALTQLNKAALELCVEQRPTQSDLLYPLWWVTFARKSVWKHCVINSLSKLCCKCCDSECT from the exons ATGTCCTCAGTGTCCCAGTATGTCACGATATCCTGGTATGTCCCAATATCCTGCCGTGTCCCGGTATACCCTGATATCCCGGTATGTCCTGGTATCCCGGTATACCCCGGTATATCCCTCCGTGTCCCAGTATATCCCGATATCCTGCTGGTCCCTGTTTGTCCTGATATCCTGGTATATCCCGATATCCCATCGTGTCCCAGTATCCCAGTATATCCCGATATCGTGCTGTGTCCCAGTATGTCCCGGTATCCTGGtatatcccaatatcccagtatatcccagtaTCCCAGTATGTCCCGGTATATCCCGATATCCCGGTATATCCCGATATCCTCTGTGTCCCGGTATATCCCGATATCCCGGTATATCCCAATATCCCTCCGTGTCCCGGTATATCCCGATATCACGCCGTGTCCCGGTATGTCCCGATATCCCGGTATATCCCTCTGTGTCCCGGTATATCCCGATATCCCGCTATATCCCGGCATGTCCCATTCTCCACGGCGCACGCGTGCCGGCACGGCAGCTGCGCATGCGCGTGGCGCGCCCCGCCGGGGGAGCGGTGCCGCGGGGCGCCAGCAGGGGGCGTGCCCGCGGCGCCCGCGCGCTATCGCGACTGTCGCGaccggcggggcgggcccggccatggcggcgcggcgggggg gcaggaaggaaaagagttTTGAGCAGTCCTGTTCAACAATTTCAGAAGAGCCCAAGCCTGAGCCCAAGTCCAAGCCTGAGCCCATTCCGTATATTCTGCAAGGAGAGGACATCCAAGCACTTGGAATTAAGGTGGAGAACCTGGAGAAA CTTCATGCCCCACGCCTTCCTGATCATGCTGGGAGGATTCCAGTTCAGAAGACTTACCTCGTCCGAAAACACCGACCCAAGGAGGTGGCACACCTTGTAGCACACCCTGTTCcccccagcacacccagggGACCACTGACTTTTCCTG GACCAAGACGGTTTGAGGATGGCTCTGAAGAGATCCTCCCTCATCACATTTTGGGGAGTCTCCAGGAGCTGAAGATGGAAGCTTTGGCCAGAGGAAACACTCAG CTAGCAGATGCTATTAAGGTTCCTCACCCAGatgttgctgcagcagctgtaaAAGAGGAACatggaggagagaaagaaaaggcataTCAGCCCCAGCTAGCAGAGCACAAAGCTCTCCAGAACTGGAGGCATCATATGGCAATgaggaaaaagcaggagaaacacCTAGGAG aaatGCTTCACAAGCCAGAGAATGAATTGCTGATGAACATGTCAGACAATTACAGGCAAATCCAGGAAGAACGTGACCTCATTGACAGGAGTCTCCCTGCCCTATTTCCTGGAAAG GGATACCGAGTGGGAAGCGAGTTCTGGAACCTTCCTGAGCAAATTGGGGATGAGCTCACGGGgctgaccctgaccctgacccgGACACAGCGCGGGCACCCAGAGCCACCGACCCATGtgggaaaaccccaaactgtCCAGAGGGAAACAG GTCTGAAGCCTCCAAAGAAGATTCCTTGCCACCTGAACTGGGATAAGAGTCTTTTCCTGAAACACCGACGGCAGGAGCTCCAATCTCTCCTGGAGGAACTGGGCTTTTATAAGCCG GATCTGCAAGGACTGGAGGTGATTGGGAGAGGGCAGCCTTTCACATCTGTCTCAGCTGAGGCTTTTCAACATGCTGCCATTCCTGAAGAGATTGAGACCCT caGTGACCCCTTAGGTGACTCCTTCATTGTGGCTCCAGAAGCTGAAAAGGTTCCATCTTTAGTCTTCTGTGGCCAGCCTGCTCGTTGGATCAAGGGCATCAGTCCTTGCAGG AAGGAGATTGGCATTGCTGCCCGGCTCACCTTTGAGACTCTGGCTAGTGAGAAGGCTGAAAGCTTCCTGACAGTGACCAACGATGGCAGAGCTGCCATTTGGTACAGCTGGATGAGACTTCCCCAGCAGATCCCCTCCAGAGAAACCAAGGGCATGAGGATGCCCTGCTTTTACTTTGATACCAGACCAG GTGTAATTTTGCCTGGGGAAACACGGAGgtttccctttatttttaagTCAGAGAGAGCAGGTATTTTCAGTGAGCCCTGGGAATTTAGGACACATCCTGTGTTATTAGGAGGAGCTCTGCTTCAGGTGACCCTTTGGGGAATTGCTGTGTATGAGGATAAACTGGCTGACTTCAGAGAGAAACTGGAG AGTGAGCTGGCTGCTCGGGAAGGTGCTGCTATAGTGCAAGACAGCCTGAATGAGCTTCTTGACCAAATTCGGACCCCTGAGCGCCCCCTCTCTCCTGTGGATGCCTGTGTCACAGAGGAAGAGCTGTTCCACAGGAAAAACCCCGAG TTGCATTATCAGCATCAAGTGGTGAAGCAGCTGCATAAACTGTGGAGACAGCACCTGGCTGTGCCTTCAGCCTTGGAGGAGGAGGTGCCCTTGGAGCACAGGGGCACTGCAGAGGACATGGAGTGCCAGGAGAGCACCTCTGAgcctccctctgcccagggcagcaccacTGAGCTCCCACGTGGCAAGTACACACTAGAGGAGTCTCCAAGGGAGAAGAGCACTGAGGAGGAAGAAGCAAGTCCTTCAGGATGGAACCTTTCCCTTCAGGACTTTAAACAG GCCATACTGTCAAtccctggggaggagcagcGGGAAGAAGCACTGACCCAGCTCAAcaaggcagctctggagctgtgtgttGAACAGAGGCCAACTCAGTCAGACCTTCTGTATCCACTCTGGTGGGTCACCTTTGCAAGGAAAAGCGTGTGGAAACATTGTGTGATCAACAGCCTCAGCAAGCTCTGCTGCAAGTGTTGTGATTCAGAGTGCACATAA
- the RSAD1 gene encoding radical S-adenosyl methionine domain-containing protein 1, mitochondrial isoform X1, protein MPGTARGPMAAVRRWPRTLVAAAAALPGGGGLGRAPGPGPAVDPAPEPVPEAAAPATAALYVHWPYCRKRCSYCNFNTYVVPAADEAALRACLLREAQTLLRLGRVHSVTSVFFGGGTPSLASPATVAAVLEAVAGAAHLPAGAEVTLEANPSSTSTSRLAGFRAAGVNRLSIGVQSLDDAELRMLGREHTAAEARKAVEAARELFPGRTSIDLLFGLPGQSREAWAQRLEAALRLCDDHISLYQLTLERGTALAAQVRAGALPAPCQDLLADMYHTARTVLVAAGFRHYEVSNFARKGALSTHNLSYWQAEQYIGVGPGAHGRFVPRGEGGCSREARVQTLEPVAWMREVQRQGHGTRSWVVLSQLEQLEELLALGLRTDEGVTHERWGHFSPRLSLQAVFGGAGAARVLQQQGWLVLDSGGLRCTWAGLAVLDSLLPDLLRQLQRALGAARPKGTPAEERAGGRDGSAVSGHDGK, encoded by the exons atGCCGGGCACGGCCCGCGGGCCCATGGCGGCGGTGCGGCGGTGGCCGCGGACCCTGGTGGCTGCGGCtgcggcgctgcccggcgggGGCGGCCTGGGACGAGCACCGGGACCGGGTCCTGCCGTGGATCCGGCCCCGGAGCCGGTCCCAGAGGCGGCCGCCCCCGCCACGGCCGCGCTCTACGTGCAC TGGCCCTACTGCCGCAAGCGCTGCTCCTACTGCAACTTCAACACGTACGTGGTGCCCGCGGCGGACGAGGCGGCCCTGCGCGCCTGCCTGCTGCGGGAGGCGCAGACCCTGCTCCGCCTCGGCCGGGTGCACAG CGTCACCTCCGTCTTCTTCGGCGGCGgcacccccagcctggccagccccGCCACGGTCGCGGCAGTGCTGGAGGCTGTGGCGGGGGCTGCTCACCTTCCTGCCGGCGCTGAGGTCACCCTGGAGGCCAACCCCAGCTCCACCAGCACATCGCGCCTGGCCGGCTTCAGGGCAGCCGGGGTCAACCGCCTCTCCATCGGCGTCCAG TCGCTGGATGACGCCGAGCTGAGGATGCTGGGCCGGGAGCACACGGCGGCGGAGGCACGGAAGGCTGTGGAAGCGGCGCGGGAGCTCTTCCCTGGCCGAACCTCCATCGACCTCCTGTTCGGGCTGCCGGGACAGAGCCGGGAAGCCTGGGCGCAGCGGCTGGAGGCAGCCCTGAGGCTCTGTGACGACCACATCTCCCTGTACCAGCTGACGCTGGAGCGGGGCACGGCGCTGGCAGCGCAGGTCCGGGCAGGAGcgctgcctgctccctgccaggacctgctggCTGACATGTACCACACTGCCCGCactgtgctggtggctgctggctTCCGCCACTATGAGGTCTCCAACTTTGCACGGAAG GGCGCCCTCAGCACCCACAACCTCTCATACTGGCAGGCTGAGCAGTACATCGGTGTGGGGCCAG gggccCACGGGCGCTTCGTGCCGCGGGGTGAGGGTGGCTGCAGCCGGGAAGCCCGTGTCCAGACCCTGGAGCCCGTCGCCTGGATGAGGGAGGTGCAGAGGCAGGGACACGGCACCAGGAGTTGGGTGGTGctgagccagctggagca gctggaggagctgctcgCCCTGGGACTGCGCACGGATGAAGGCGTCACACACGAG CGCTGGGGGCACTTCTCCCCCCGGCTCAGCCTGCAGGCCGTGTTcgggggcgcgggggcggcgcgggtgctgcagcagcagggctggcttgTCCTGGACAGCGG GGGCCTGCGGTGCACCTGGGCCGGGCTGGCCGTGCTGGACTCGCTGCTGCCCGACCTGCTCCGGCAGCTGCAGCGGGCGCTGGGCGCTGCCCGGCCGAAGGGAACACCGGCGGAGGAACgagcgggcggccgggacgGGAGCGCTGTGAGCGGCCACGATGGAAAATAA